The Streptomyces sp. NBC_00224 genome has a window encoding:
- a CDS encoding NAD-dependent epimerase/dehydratase family protein yields the protein MVGDPEALRGRTVLITGHSGFIGSWLCSLLVACGADVVGYSLSEDPASATRAQWLTLLGVTDVRGDVRDLASVVAAARVFEPDVVVHLAAQPLLGRGFTEPHLTFDVNLNGSLSVLETVRLGAVRALVHVTSDKCYAPAGAGAPPLTEGSRLGGAGPYPASKWMAEALFNEFRALVPADSSIASVRLGNVIGGGDEADRLVPNALRAFRSGTAFRLRDPAAERPFQHVLDVVWGLATLASRLLFRQIDSGRALNFAPPSMASSAGELVAELAREWGPGALVSDGRDEVDFPEEPVLRLDGGRAARSLRWEHRLDLTNAASWTVAWARMTDSEVPPSDATACQVVDFLAASTRAGSREHDGDSVGAGER from the coding sequence GTGGTAGGCGATCCGGAGGCATTGCGCGGACGCACCGTCCTTATCACCGGGCACTCCGGCTTCATCGGATCGTGGCTTTGCTCCCTGTTGGTCGCGTGCGGGGCCGATGTGGTCGGCTACTCCCTGTCCGAGGACCCCGCCAGCGCCACGCGCGCCCAGTGGCTCACGCTTCTAGGAGTGACCGATGTCCGGGGTGATGTCCGCGACCTCGCCTCGGTCGTCGCGGCGGCCCGCGTCTTCGAGCCCGACGTTGTGGTCCACTTGGCTGCTCAGCCCCTTCTCGGCCGCGGGTTCACGGAACCGCACCTGACATTCGACGTGAACCTCAACGGATCGCTGTCCGTCCTTGAGACCGTCCGCCTGGGCGCCGTTCGGGCCCTGGTGCATGTCACCTCCGACAAGTGCTATGCGCCCGCTGGTGCGGGCGCGCCGCCCCTCACCGAGGGGTCACGGCTCGGCGGAGCAGGGCCGTATCCGGCGTCGAAGTGGATGGCTGAGGCACTGTTCAACGAGTTTCGCGCGCTGGTCCCGGCAGATTCGTCGATCGCGTCGGTGCGGCTGGGGAACGTTATCGGCGGCGGCGACGAAGCGGACCGGCTCGTGCCGAACGCGCTGCGGGCGTTTCGTTCGGGGACGGCATTCCGCCTACGCGACCCGGCGGCTGAACGACCTTTCCAGCATGTGCTCGACGTCGTGTGGGGGCTGGCCACGCTTGCGTCCCGTCTTCTCTTCCGCCAAATCGACAGTGGCCGCGCGCTGAACTTCGCTCCCCCGAGCATGGCGAGCTCGGCGGGTGAACTCGTTGCCGAACTGGCCCGCGAGTGGGGTCCCGGCGCTCTCGTGAGTGACGGCCGAGACGAGGTCGATTTCCCTGAAGAGCCGGTTCTGAGGCTTGACGGAGGGCGTGCCGCGAGATCGCTGCGCTGGGAGCACCGTCTCGACCTCACCAATGCTGCCTCCTGGACCGTGGCCTGGGCGAGGATGACCGACAGCGAGGTCCCTCCGTCCGACGCTACCGCCTGTCAGGTAGTCGACTTCCTCGCGGCGAGCACACGGGCAGGGTCGAGGGAACATGATGGTGACTCCGTCGGTGCTGGCGAGCGGTGA
- a CDS encoding phosphotransferase enzyme family protein codes for MAARDIYVPPQRIGIRALDASEAAHANSLARAAIAAFNLDGYTVAELVRHSNVTARLVSAAGPALALRLRRGPSVDSRTELAWLSAVRRGTEVRVLEPYAEEFDRNTRTVANRDGTPVECSLFFWADGRPLAADLTQLNYCELGRMTAQLHEFAASWQSAPGLKPLVWDRTMYYAGTQLVITDPRYAEFVPARHARVVESVVGEADAELGRLTRAPDRMFLHGNIEMWNVLSTGPGELRLLDFEDVMVGPPVLDVAITLFYGRERTDYTALVEAYGAGYRSVRPWPVRDSRQLALLTAARAAMLLNHALLTERDRQSVTDRLLPLILDAAR; via the coding sequence ATGGCAGCACGCGACATCTACGTTCCGCCTCAGCGCATTGGCATCAGGGCGCTCGACGCTTCCGAGGCGGCGCACGCGAACTCCCTTGCCCGTGCAGCCATCGCCGCATTCAATCTGGATGGCTACACCGTCGCAGAGTTGGTCAGGCATTCAAATGTGACGGCCCGGCTGGTGTCGGCCGCAGGCCCCGCGCTCGCGCTCCGCCTGCGGAGGGGGCCGAGCGTCGACAGCAGGACCGAGTTGGCTTGGCTGAGCGCTGTCCGACGAGGCACCGAGGTGCGGGTTCTGGAGCCCTACGCCGAGGAGTTCGACCGGAACACCCGCACCGTCGCGAACCGCGACGGGACGCCCGTCGAGTGCAGCCTGTTCTTCTGGGCGGACGGGCGACCGCTCGCCGCCGACCTGACCCAGCTCAACTACTGCGAGCTTGGCCGGATGACCGCACAACTCCACGAATTCGCGGCCAGCTGGCAGTCCGCCCCGGGCCTCAAGCCGCTGGTGTGGGACCGAACCATGTACTACGCGGGCACGCAGCTCGTGATCACGGATCCCCGCTACGCCGAGTTCGTCCCGGCTCGGCACGCGAGAGTGGTCGAATCCGTGGTCGGGGAGGCCGATGCCGAGCTGGGCCGACTCACCCGTGCTCCCGACCGCATGTTCCTCCACGGCAACATCGAAATGTGGAACGTGCTGTCCACCGGCCCAGGCGAGCTGAGACTGCTCGACTTCGAGGACGTGATGGTGGGTCCCCCGGTGCTCGATGTCGCGATCACCCTGTTCTACGGCCGTGAACGAACGGACTACACCGCCCTGGTTGAGGCATACGGGGCTGGTTACCGCAGCGTCCGTCCCTGGCCCGTACGCGACTCCCGGCAACTAGCCCTCCTCACCGCCGCCAGGGCGGCGATGCTGCTGAACCACGCGCTGCTGACCGAACGGGACAGGCAGTCGGTGACCGACCGGCTCCTCCCGCTGATCCTCGATGCGGCCCGGTGA
- a CDS encoding SIS domain-containing protein yields MSFAAKYINAWLRVAETVDVTAVERAVEVLAEARERDATVWTVGNGGCGALASHLAIGLTLNTRRSGGRPFRAVCLSADAAALSAAVNDFGSREALRALLECNGRAGDVLCAFTVSGESANVNQAIAAAGAAGMPVVALVGTPGSTAARLADHPVLLGSAEPGIAEDVASAVMHAMYCSFMYEGSSSLPEGFISAH; encoded by the coding sequence GTGAGTTTCGCGGCGAAATACATCAATGCGTGGCTGCGTGTGGCGGAGACTGTCGACGTCACGGCGGTCGAGCGGGCCGTGGAGGTGCTGGCCGAGGCCAGGGAGCGCGACGCGACAGTATGGACGGTGGGCAACGGCGGTTGTGGCGCTCTTGCCTCGCATCTGGCGATCGGACTGACGTTGAACACACGGCGCTCGGGGGGCAGGCCGTTCCGGGCGGTGTGCCTGAGCGCGGACGCCGCCGCGCTCAGCGCAGCCGTCAACGATTTCGGCTCCCGTGAGGCCCTCAGGGCGTTGCTTGAATGCAACGGGCGTGCTGGCGACGTCCTGTGCGCGTTCACGGTGTCCGGTGAGAGCGCTAACGTCAACCAGGCGATCGCCGCAGCCGGGGCAGCCGGTATGCCGGTCGTTGCCCTCGTGGGGACTCCGGGGAGCACCGCCGCCCGGCTGGCGGACCATCCGGTCCTGCTCGGATCGGCTGAACCCGGCATCGCGGAAGACGTGGCCTCGGCTGTTATGCACGCCATGTACTGCTCCTTCATGTACGAGGGATCGTCGAGCCTGCCCGAGGGGTTCATCAGTGCCCACTGA
- a CDS encoding SDR family oxidoreductase, giving the protein MPTERGVLVVTGGSRGIGAETVRRAVASGWDVCFSYVEAEDRADALVVEVRESGGRAVAVRADIAQEPDVLALFRAADVLGPVRGLVANAAVVAPPSRLRDFTAERVRRVLDVNVLGTILCCREAVRRMSTADGHAGGSIVLVSSAASRIGSAGEYVDYAASKGAVDSLVTGLSREVAAEGIRVNAVRPGTTLTEIHERNGQSARVRAMEPLIPLRRAAAPYEVAEAVLWLLSDAASYCVGSVLDVAGGR; this is encoded by the coding sequence GTGCCCACTGAGCGGGGCGTCCTGGTCGTGACTGGCGGCAGCCGCGGCATCGGCGCGGAGACCGTCCGTCGCGCGGTGGCGAGCGGCTGGGACGTCTGCTTCAGCTACGTCGAGGCGGAGGACCGAGCCGACGCCCTAGTGGTCGAAGTGCGCGAGTCCGGTGGGCGGGCGGTCGCCGTGCGGGCGGACATCGCGCAGGAGCCCGACGTCCTGGCGCTCTTCCGCGCGGCGGACGTTCTCGGTCCCGTTCGCGGCCTGGTCGCGAATGCGGCCGTTGTCGCCCCGCCGTCGCGGCTGCGGGATTTTACTGCGGAGCGGGTTCGGCGCGTTCTGGACGTGAACGTGCTCGGCACTATTCTGTGTTGCCGTGAGGCCGTACGCAGGATGTCTACAGCGGACGGTCACGCCGGGGGCTCCATCGTGCTGGTTTCCTCAGCGGCCAGCCGCATCGGTTCTGCCGGCGAGTACGTCGACTACGCGGCCAGCAAAGGCGCCGTGGACAGTCTCGTGACTGGCCTCTCCCGCGAGGTCGCGGCCGAGGGGATTCGGGTGAACGCGGTCCGGCCGGGCACGACATTGACGGAGATCCATGAGCGCAACGGGCAGTCGGCACGAGTCCGCGCTATGGAGCCACTGATCCCGCTGCGCCGCGCCGCAGCGCCGTACGAGGTCGCGGAGGCGGTGCTGTGGCTGCTCAGCGACGCCGCCTCGTACTGCGTCGGCTCGGTTCTGGACGTGGCTGGCGGACGCTGA
- a CDS encoding alcohol dehydrogenase catalytic domain-containing protein, which translates to MKAVVATAPGPDRVALLDVEEVACRPGHVIVRVEAVGICGSEIHIQQGDVSWDMTYPVTLGHEFSGVVVEAGAGVTSFAVGDRVVSETAAEIDAASEWARTGVYNLDPNRRGFGARADGGMAERVVVPERCLHRLPDNVSFKQGALTEPVCVAYQATCVRTEIRPGDAVAVVGAGTIGLLSAWLATLGGAGPVVVVGLPGDAWRAPTMQAMGPIRFAASVEEARAALERRGRAGADAVIDAAGASEALRTALELARPLGQVTKVGWGPQPYAYSLDSLVAKQLTLRGSFSHTWTVWERVLALLADGAGEVVERIVGWEGTLDDWATGFGLQAEGAVIKGMLLPRSCPAG; encoded by the coding sequence GTGAAGGCCGTGGTCGCCACAGCGCCCGGGCCCGACCGGGTGGCTCTGCTGGATGTCGAGGAGGTGGCCTGCCGACCCGGGCACGTCATCGTGCGGGTGGAAGCGGTCGGCATCTGCGGGAGCGAGATCCACATCCAGCAGGGCGACGTCTCCTGGGACATGACCTACCCGGTCACCCTCGGCCACGAGTTCTCCGGAGTGGTCGTCGAGGCAGGGGCCGGAGTGACTTCGTTCGCGGTGGGCGACCGCGTCGTCTCCGAGACGGCCGCCGAGATAGACGCCGCGTCCGAATGGGCCCGGACCGGTGTGTACAACCTCGATCCGAACCGTCGCGGTTTCGGCGCACGGGCGGACGGAGGCATGGCCGAACGGGTGGTCGTTCCCGAGCGGTGCCTGCACCGGCTTCCGGACAATGTCTCCTTCAAGCAGGGGGCTCTGACCGAGCCGGTATGCGTGGCCTATCAGGCGACCTGTGTCCGCACGGAGATCCGTCCCGGTGATGCCGTTGCCGTCGTCGGGGCTGGCACTATCGGGCTGCTCAGCGCGTGGCTCGCCACCCTCGGTGGGGCCGGCCCCGTGGTCGTGGTGGGGCTGCCTGGAGACGCCTGGAGAGCCCCGACGATGCAGGCGATGGGGCCGATACGGTTCGCCGCGTCCGTCGAGGAGGCGCGCGCTGCCCTGGAGCGCCGCGGTCGGGCCGGAGCCGACGCTGTCATCGATGCTGCCGGGGCCAGCGAGGCGCTCCGTACCGCTCTGGAACTGGCACGGCCCTTGGGCCAGGTGACGAAGGTGGGGTGGGGGCCGCAACCCTATGCATACTCGCTCGATTCGCTCGTGGCCAAGCAACTCACCCTTCGCGGGAGCTTTTCGCATACATGGACCGTGTGGGAGCGGGTGCTGGCGCTGCTGGCGGACGGCGCCGGCGAGGTGGTCGAGCGGATTGTCGGCTGGGAGGGAACTCTGGACGACTGGGCGACCGGCTTTGGACTCCAGGCCGAAGGAGCTGTGATCAAAGGGATGCTGCTGCCTCGGTCCTGCCCGGCAGGGTGA